One Methylosinus sp. C49 DNA segment encodes these proteins:
- the cbiE gene encoding precorrin-6y C5,15-methyltransferase (decarboxylating) subunit CbiE — MSAARWLSLIGIGEDGLAALTPTARALIADAALIIGGARHLELIGPQKAETLRWPSPLSTAMETIVARRGAPTVVLASGDPFFFGVGDMIARNVAAEEILCLPAPSSFSLAAARLKWSQQDCALLSLHGRAFERVTPHLQPSRRLLILSWDETTPARLAAHLSALGMGESRIHVLEHMGGAEERIRSARAEAFSLTEIAPLNTIGVEVISAPGARILPLTPGLPDDWFEHDGQITKRDIRAVTLAALAPRRGECLWDIGAGSGSIAIEWMLADPANRAIAIEQNATRAARIARNAASLGVPDLAIVEGAAPGALAGLPAPDVIFIGGGGEAEIIDAAWNALPLRGRIVANAVTIETQALLIDAFGRMGGELVSIAISKARPIGSYHALEPALPALQWRAVKS; from the coding sequence ATGAGCGCGGCGCGCTGGCTTTCGCTCATCGGCATAGGCGAGGATGGCCTCGCGGCGCTGACGCCGACCGCGCGCGCGCTCATCGCCGACGCTGCTCTCATCATCGGCGGCGCGCGCCATCTCGAGCTGATCGGCCCGCAGAAAGCCGAGACGCTGCGCTGGCCCTCGCCGCTCTCCACGGCGATGGAGACGATTGTCGCGCGTCGCGGCGCGCCGACGGTGGTGCTGGCCAGCGGCGATCCTTTCTTCTTCGGCGTCGGCGATATGATTGCGCGCAATGTGGCGGCGGAGGAGATTCTCTGCCTTCCCGCGCCATCGTCTTTCTCGCTCGCCGCCGCTCGGCTGAAGTGGAGCCAGCAGGATTGCGCATTGCTGTCGCTGCATGGCCGCGCCTTCGAGCGCGTGACGCCGCATCTGCAGCCGTCGCGCCGATTGCTGATTCTTTCATGGGATGAGACGACGCCCGCGCGCCTCGCGGCGCATCTGAGCGCGCTCGGCATGGGCGAGTCGCGCATCCATGTGCTCGAGCATATGGGCGGCGCCGAGGAGCGCATTCGCAGCGCGCGCGCGGAGGCGTTTTCGCTCACCGAGATTGCGCCGCTGAACACGATCGGCGTCGAAGTGATCTCGGCGCCTGGCGCGCGCATTCTGCCGCTGACGCCCGGCCTGCCCGATGATTGGTTCGAGCATGACGGGCAGATCACCAAGCGCGATATTCGCGCAGTGACGCTCGCCGCGCTCGCGCCGCGCCGCGGCGAATGCTTGTGGGACATAGGCGCGGGCTCCGGCTCCATCGCCATCGAATGGATGCTCGCCGATCCCGCCAATCGCGCCATTGCGATCGAGCAGAATGCGACGCGCGCGGCGCGCATCGCGCGTAACGCGGCTTCGCTCGGCGTTCCCGATCTCGCGATTGTCGAAGGCGCTGCGCCTGGAGCGCTCGCGGGATTGCCGGCGCCGGATGTGATCTTCATCGGCGGCGGCGGGGAAGCGGAGATCATCGACGCGGCGTGGAATGCGCTGCCCTTGCGCGGACGCATCGTCGCCAATGCGGTGACGATCGAGACGCAGGCGCTGCTGATCGACGCCTTTGGACGCATGGGCGGCGAGCTGGTGAGCATAGCGATCTCGAAAGCGCGCCCGATCGGCTCCTATCACGCGCTGGAGCCGGCGCTGCCGGCGCTGCAATGGCGCGCGGTGAAGAGTTGA
- a CDS encoding cobalamin biosynthesis protein: protein MARGEELSARYAIGIGARSGVDAQEAVALIWKAREAYARDPSPARGRRWPSRQRGSDEGSPSRRRLGADPHPTSLREATFSHEWEKEWGAEIALFSIEAKRGEAGLHDAARLLNLPLVFLPLDRLLARKDELLTRSPRVEALTGVGSVAEAAALVGAGAGSRLLGPRLASVGVTCAIARNALEEAP, encoded by the coding sequence ATGGCGCGCGGTGAAGAGTTGAGCGCGCGCTACGCGATCGGCATAGGCGCGCGCAGCGGCGTGGACGCGCAAGAGGCGGTCGCGTTGATTTGGAAAGCTCGCGAAGCCTATGCACGCGATCCTTCTCCCGCTCGCGGGAGAAGGTGGCCCTCGCGTCAGCGAGGGTCGGATGAGGGCTCGCCGTCGCGCCGGCGTCTCGGCGCGGACCCTCATCCGACCTCGCTTCGCGAGGCCACCTTCTCCCACGAGTGGGAGAAGGAGTGGGGCGCCGAGATTGCGCTTTTTTCCATCGAGGCGAAGCGCGGCGAGGCGGGGCTTCATGACGCCGCGCGATTGCTGAATCTGCCGCTGGTCTTTCTTCCTCTCGATAGGCTGCTCGCGCGCAAGGACGAGCTTCTCACCCGCTCGCCGCGCGTGGAGGCGCTCACCGGCGTCGGCAGCGTGGCGGAGGCGGCGGCGCTCGTCGGGGCAGGGGCGGGGAGCCGTCTGCTCGGGCCGCGCCTCGCCAGCGTCGGCGTCACCTGCGCGATCGCGCGAAATGCGTTAGAGGAAGCGCCATGA
- the cobM gene encoding precorrin-4 C(11)-methyltransferase → MTIYFIGAGPGAADLLTLRGRDILARCPVCLYAGSLVAPEILAHCPLDARIIDTAPLSLDAIVAEMQKATAAGLDVARLHSGDLSIWSAVGEQTRRLDALGIAYTITPGVPAFAAASAALRRELTLPEVAQSVVLTRTSGRASAMPETETLAAFAAARATMAIHLSIHALQRVVGELTPFYGADCPIALVYRASWPDERIVRGTLATIEALAGEAPMERTALILVGEALAAEDFRESALYDAGYDRRFRPTGAGR, encoded by the coding sequence ATGACCATATATTTCATCGGCGCCGGTCCGGGCGCCGCCGATCTGCTGACTCTGCGCGGCCGCGATATTCTCGCGCGCTGCCCCGTCTGTCTCTATGCCGGCTCGCTGGTCGCGCCGGAAATCCTCGCCCATTGCCCGTTGGACGCGCGCATCATCGACACGGCGCCGCTGTCGCTCGACGCGATCGTCGCGGAGATGCAGAAGGCGACGGCGGCCGGGCTGGATGTCGCGCGGCTGCATTCGGGCGATCTCTCCATCTGGAGCGCCGTCGGCGAGCAGACGCGGCGGCTCGACGCGCTCGGGATCGCTTACACGATCACGCCGGGCGTGCCGGCCTTCGCCGCCGCCAGCGCCGCGCTGAGGCGCGAGCTGACCTTGCCGGAAGTGGCGCAATCAGTGGTGCTGACGCGCACCTCGGGCCGGGCTTCCGCCATGCCGGAGACGGAGACCTTGGCCGCCTTCGCCGCCGCGCGGGCGACAATGGCCATTCATCTTTCCATCCATGCGCTGCAGCGCGTCGTCGGAGAGCTGACGCCCTTTTATGGCGCGGACTGCCCCATAGCGCTGGTCTATCGCGCCTCCTGGCCCGATGAGCGCATTGTGAGAGGCACGCTCGCGACCATTGAAGCGCTGGCAGGCGAAGCGCCGATGGAGCGCACCGCGCTCATACTCGTCGGCGAGGCGCTGGCGGCGGAGGATTTCCGCGAGAGCGCGCTCTATGACGCGGGCTATGATCGCCGCTTCCGGCCCACGGGAGCAGGACGCTGA
- a CDS encoding cobyrinate a,c-diamide synthase, giving the protein MTAPGILIAAVRSGAGKTTVTLGLMRALARRGLRVSGVKCGPDYIDPAFHAVATGRASFNLDSWTMEAEMLAQLALRAGVDADLVVAEGAMGLFDGAPGALAQTGASADIAAHIGWPVLLVMDVSGQAQSAAAIARGVALHDARVRLAGVLLNRTGSERHRKLAQEAIEAVGIKVLGALPRDSGVALPERHLGLVQAGETRGLEALLDRLAERIEAHVDLDALLAAAGGGRAGIAPGPLDVPRPPGGRIAVAQDEAFSFFYPHLARAWREAGAEIAFFSPLADEAPPEDCDACWLPGGYPELHAGRLAAAQNFLGGLRRFAATRALHGECGGYMTLGRVLIDAAGAAHEMAGLLDLATSFAQRKLHLGYRRAQLFGDCALGVAGDELAGHEFHYATIVSEKGQPFAMVTDAYSQEQRPAGLRAGQVTGSFFHAMTKKKGRR; this is encoded by the coding sequence CTGACCGCGCCCGGAATTCTCATCGCCGCCGTCCGGTCCGGCGCGGGCAAGACCACTGTGACTCTGGGTCTGATGCGCGCGCTGGCGCGGCGCGGCCTGCGGGTCTCGGGCGTCAAATGCGGGCCGGATTATATCGACCCCGCCTTTCACGCCGTTGCCACCGGACGCGCGAGCTTCAATCTCGATTCCTGGACGATGGAGGCCGAGATGCTCGCGCAGCTGGCGCTGCGCGCCGGCGTGGACGCCGATCTCGTCGTGGCGGAAGGGGCGATGGGGCTTTTCGACGGCGCGCCCGGCGCGCTGGCGCAGACGGGCGCCTCGGCGGACATAGCCGCTCATATCGGCTGGCCCGTGCTGCTGGTGATGGATGTTTCGGGGCAGGCGCAGAGCGCGGCCGCGATAGCGCGCGGCGTCGCGCTGCATGACGCAAGGGTGAGGCTCGCCGGCGTGCTGCTCAATCGCACCGGCTCGGAACGCCATCGCAAGCTCGCGCAGGAGGCGATCGAGGCGGTCGGCATAAAAGTGCTCGGCGCGCTGCCGCGCGATTCCGGCGTCGCTCTGCCGGAGCGTCATTTGGGTCTGGTGCAGGCCGGCGAGACTCGCGGCCTCGAGGCTCTGCTCGATCGGCTGGCCGAGCGCATAGAGGCCCATGTCGATCTCGACGCCTTGCTCGCCGCTGCGGGCGGGGGGCGCGCCGGTATTGCGCCCGGTCCTCTCGATGTCCCACGGCCGCCGGGCGGCCGCATCGCCGTCGCGCAGGACGAGGCTTTCTCCTTTTTCTATCCGCATCTCGCGCGCGCTTGGCGCGAGGCGGGCGCTGAGATCGCTTTCTTCTCGCCGCTCGCCGACGAAGCCCCGCCGGAGGATTGTGACGCCTGCTGGCTGCCGGGCGGCTATCCAGAGCTTCATGCCGGCCGGCTCGCGGCGGCGCAGAATTTTCTCGGCGGGCTTCGCCGCTTCGCTGCGACGCGCGCGCTCCATGGCGAGTGCGGCGGCTATATGACGCTCGGGCGCGTGCTGATCGACGCCGCCGGCGCGGCGCATGAGATGGCCGGCCTGCTCGATCTGGCGACGAGTTTTGCGCAGCGCAAACTTCATTTGGGCTATAGGCGCGCACAACTCTTCGGCGATTGCGCGCTGGGCGTGGCGGGCGATGAGTTGGCCGGACACGAATTCCACTACGCGACGATCGTGAGCGAGAAGGGCCAACCCTTTGCGATGGTTACAGACGCCTATTCGCAGGAGCAGCGGCCGGCGGGGCTGCGGGCGGGGCAGGTGACGGGAAGCTTCTTCCACGCAATGACGAAAAAAAAGGGCCGCCGGTAA
- a CDS encoding murein L,D-transpeptidase family protein translates to MNLFRNVGRLAPWGLVGASLALSACNDLGSGSQRALSPIPPETLALMEQAGVTKESPTLIRSYKKEAEFQIWKQRPDGRYAYLKTFPMCRWSGQLGPKVREGDRQAPEGFYSITPGQMNPNSAYYLSFNVGYPNAYDRAYGHSGGSIMVHGACSSAGCFSMTDRQIAEIYAILRTSFNNGQRSIQMQSYPFKMTAENLAKHRLDPNIGFWKQLKEGSDHFEVAGKEPSVGVCNRRYVFDATSANGQPLDAGAACPPLRRNAEIEAQVAQKAAVDDAKVAELAAAGVRPVRVVYQDGGQHPDFYARVAEVSRPEALVAPLEIALDEKTGGGKARSPVLAMSATRLAAKAKKETEIKVAAAAGEQASAAKVAEVAAPAEPAKLGAFAGATDSIGGLLGFHKEPAPSEPAVAKAEPAKSEPAKLESAKAGESPKSEKSEVAKFPTKPATAKAAAPKPAATKTAAGQAAPASAPSHRVDPAKKPQASLETERHAKVAAATGGVPALREALPPVTARP, encoded by the coding sequence ATGAATCTCTTCCGAAACGTCGGGCGGCTCGCCCCCTGGGGCCTCGTCGGCGCGTCGCTCGCGCTCTCCGCCTGCAATGATCTCGGCTCCGGCTCGCAGCGCGCGCTGTCGCCCATCCCGCCCGAGACCTTGGCGCTGATGGAGCAGGCCGGCGTCACCAAGGAATCGCCGACGCTCATCCGCTCCTATAAGAAAGAGGCCGAGTTCCAAATCTGGAAGCAGCGGCCCGACGGGCGCTACGCCTATCTCAAGACCTTCCCCATGTGCCGGTGGTCCGGCCAGCTCGGGCCGAAGGTTCGCGAGGGCGACCGGCAGGCGCCGGAGGGGTTCTATTCCATCACTCCTGGCCAGATGAATCCGAACTCGGCCTATTATCTCTCCTTCAACGTCGGCTATCCCAACGCCTATGACCGCGCCTACGGCCATAGCGGCGGCTCGATCATGGTCCATGGCGCCTGCTCCTCGGCCGGCTGCTTCTCCATGACCGATCGGCAGATCGCCGAGATCTATGCGATCCTACGCACCTCCTTCAACAATGGCCAGCGCTCAATCCAGATGCAGTCCTATCCGTTCAAGATGACGGCGGAGAATCTGGCGAAGCACAGGCTCGATCCCAATATCGGCTTTTGGAAGCAGCTGAAGGAAGGCTCCGACCATTTCGAGGTCGCCGGCAAGGAGCCGAGCGTCGGCGTCTGCAATCGACGCTATGTCTTCGACGCGACCTCGGCCAATGGCCAGCCGCTCGACGCCGGCGCCGCCTGCCCGCCGCTGCGCCGCAATGCAGAGATAGAGGCGCAGGTCGCGCAGAAAGCCGCCGTGGACGACGCCAAAGTGGCCGAGCTGGCGGCGGCTGGCGTCAGGCCTGTGCGCGTCGTCTATCAGGACGGCGGTCAGCACCCCGATTTCTACGCCCGCGTCGCCGAGGTGAGCCGGCCCGAGGCTCTGGTCGCGCCGCTCGAGATCGCCCTCGACGAGAAGACCGGCGGCGGCAAGGCGCGTTCTCCCGTGCTGGCCATGAGCGCGACGAGGCTCGCCGCCAAGGCCAAGAAAGAGACCGAGATCAAGGTGGCCGCAGCAGCCGGCGAACAAGCCTCTGCGGCGAAGGTCGCGGAGGTCGCCGCCCCGGCCGAGCCTGCAAAGCTCGGAGCCTTCGCCGGCGCGACGGATTCGATCGGCGGATTGCTCGGCTTCCACAAGGAGCCGGCCCCGAGCGAACCCGCCGTCGCCAAAGCGGAGCCCGCCAAATCGGAGCCCGCCAAGCTCGAAAGCGCCAAGGCGGGCGAGAGCCCCAAGAGCGAAAAGTCGGAAGTCGCCAAATTCCCGACCAAGCCGGCGACCGCCAAGGCTGCAGCGCCCAAGCCTGCCGCGACAAAGACCGCAGCAGGCCAGGCCGCCCCCGCGTCAGCGCCGTCGCATCGCGTCGATCCGGCCAAAAAGCCGCAAGCCTCGCTCGAGACCGAACGCCACGCCAAGGTCGCCGCGGCCACTGGCGGCGTTCCGGCGCTGCGGGAGGCGCTGCCGCCGGTAACCGCTCGCCCCTGA
- a CDS encoding acetyl-CoA carboxylase carboxyltransferase subunit alpha, with protein sequence MRSYLDFEKPVAELETKVEELRALSKGDGVSIADELVKLEAKAHKALADLYASLTPTQKIQVARHAQRPHFSDYVRLLFNEFTPLAGDRLFGEDSAIVGGFARFRGEPVCLIGQEKGSDTESRLEHNFGMARPEGYRKAARLMELADRFGLPVISLVDTFGAFPGIDAEQRGQAEAIARSIDVSLSLGVPNVAVVVGEGGSGGAIAIASCNKVLMLEHSVYTVASPEASASILWRDSSKAQDAATSMKITAQDLLKFGIIDVIVAEPPGGAHRDPETAVAAVGEGIDDALAGLANLSRAQIVEARAERFLSVGRKV encoded by the coding sequence ATGCGCTCCTATCTCGACTTCGAAAAGCCCGTCGCCGAATTGGAGACCAAGGTGGAAGAGCTGCGCGCGCTATCCAAGGGCGACGGCGTGTCCATCGCCGACGAGCTCGTCAAGCTCGAGGCCAAGGCGCACAAGGCGCTGGCCGATCTCTACGCCAGTCTCACGCCGACGCAGAAAATCCAGGTCGCGCGCCATGCGCAGCGGCCGCATTTCTCTGATTACGTGCGGCTTTTGTTCAATGAATTCACCCCGCTGGCCGGAGACCGCCTGTTCGGCGAGGATTCCGCCATCGTCGGCGGCTTCGCCCGTTTTCGCGGCGAGCCGGTCTGCCTGATCGGCCAGGAGAAGGGCTCCGACACGGAGAGCCGGCTCGAGCATAATTTCGGCATGGCGCGGCCGGAGGGCTATCGCAAGGCGGCCCGTCTCATGGAGCTGGCCGACCGATTCGGCCTGCCGGTCATCTCGCTCGTGGACACTTTCGGCGCTTTTCCGGGCATAGACGCCGAGCAGCGCGGACAGGCGGAGGCGATCGCCCGCTCTATCGACGTCTCGCTGTCGCTGGGCGTGCCCAATGTCGCCGTGGTGGTGGGAGAGGGCGGCTCCGGCGGCGCCATCGCCATCGCGAGCTGCAACAAAGTGCTGATGCTCGAGCATTCCGTCTATACGGTCGCCTCGCCGGAGGCCTCCGCCTCGATTTTGTGGCGCGACTCCTCCAAGGCGCAGGACGCCGCCACCAGCATGAAGATCACGGCGCAAGATCTGCTGAAATTCGGCATTATCGACGTCATCGTCGCCGAGCCGCCGGGCGGCGCCCATCGCGATCCCGAGACGGCGGTCGCCGCCGTGGGCGAGGGCATAGACGATGCGCTGGCCGGCCTCGCTAATCTCTCCCGCGCGCAAATCGTCGAGGCCCGCGCCGAGCGCTTTCTCTCGGTCGGCCGCAAGGTCTGA